GCGCTCCATGGCGCGCGCCACCAGGTGCTTGATGTTGGCGAAGCTGCGCTTGCCGTGAGCCCCTTGTTCGGCGATGGCGAACACCCTTTTTTCAGCCTCGTCGAGCAACTCGATGCTGTCCCGCCCTTCCGGCTTGAAGGCGCTGTTGCTGATTTCCGTCCCCACCTGCGCCAACTGACGCAGAACCGAACGCTCCCGCACGATATGGGCGTAAGACTTGATATTCGCGGCGCTGGGTGTGTTGTTGGCGAGCGTGCCCAGGTAGGCGAGCCCTCCCGCCTGGTCAAGCTCGCCGAGGTTCTTCAGCCAGTCGGACAGCGTCACGACATCATAGGGGTTGCTGTGATTGGCGAGCTCGCGGATGGCGCGGAAGATCAGACGGTGATCGCGCCGGTAGAAATCTTCTTCATCCACAATGTCCGCGATCTGATCCCACGCGCTGTTGTCGAGCATCAGGCCGCCCAGCAGGGACTGCTCGGCCTCTATGGAGTGGGGGGGGACTTTGAGCGCAGCGGTTGGCGCGTCAAACGGGGTAACGTTCGCGGAGTAGGTAAGCTCTTGCATAGTCGTTACGAAGAGTCACCTCATGTTAGGGACTAAGAGCATATCCACACATAGCTCCCCTGTGTCCATTGCGATGAAAAGGCTTCACCACGGAGGGCATAGAGGAGAAACAAACCCTTATTGAGGGTATTCCTCTGCGTCCTCTGCGGTAAATTATTTATGGATGCGTTCTAAGGCGCCTCGAAGTGCCGAGGCGCCCCTTCAACCGTCTATCGTTTGAATCTAAATTTCAGGCGTGATGATGATCTTTACCGCAACGTTGATGTCGGTGTGCAGATGAATAGCGACCTCGTGCTCACCCAGGGTACGCAACGGTCCGTAAGGCATACGGATCTCTTGTTTCTCAACCTTTACTCCCGCCTTAGCCAGGGCTTCGGCGATATCGGCGGCGCCGACCGAGCCAAACAGCTTGCCCTCGTCACCGGCCTTGCTCATGACGGCGACGCTGCCCAGGGCACGCAACGCCTGCTCACGCGCCTGCGCGGCCGCGAGATTTTCCGCGGCGGCCTTTTCCAGTTCAGCGCGGCGGGCTTCGAACTTGGCAAGATTAACAGGAGTGGCCGACGCCGCCTTGCCTTGCGGGATCAAATAATTCCTGCCATAGCCGGATCTCACCGAGACCTTGTCGCCTAGATTACCGAGATTCTGCACCTTTTCAAGCAGGATAACGTCCATCACTACACCTCAACTTCAATTATTTTAAATGGGAGTCGCAATAGGGCAGCAACGCCAGGAACCGGGCGCGCTTGATGGCCGTGCCCAACTGGCGCTGGTAGCGCGCCTTGGTGCCGGTGATGCGGCTGGGTACGATCTTGCCGTTTTCGCTGACATAATTCTTCAATACCGAGAGATCCTTGTAATCAATCTCCTTGGTCCCCTCGGCGGTAAACCGGCAAAACTTTCTGCGGCGGAAAAAACGGGGAATATCTGTCTTGGGTCTCATCTTGGGCCTCATAATATATCTCGAAAGTTGGCAGTGTTAAGAAACTACGGCTGTGCTGCGCTTTCTTCAGCGGCTTCAGGGATAATCTCCAGGGCAGCCTCTTCTTCATCCTCGGCTACGTCGTCAAATCGGGTCGCGCCGATGTCGGACTCTTCGCGATCATCCTTGGATTTCACCAACGGCGAGGGATCGGTGACGGCCTCGTCACGCGCAATGACCAGATTACGGATGACGGCGTCGTTAAACCTAAAGGCGCTGGTGAGTTCGTCTAAGGTCTCTTGCCCGCACTCGATATTCATGAGCACATAGTGGGCCTTGTGTATCTTGTTGATGGGATAGGCCAACGGACGCCGGCCCCAGTCTTCCAGGCGGTGAACCCCCCCGCCCTTGCCTTCAATCAGGGTACGGTAACGGTCCAGCATGGCGGGGACTTGTTCGCTCTGGTCAGGGTGGACCAGAAACACGATTTCATAATGTCGCATAACGCTCCTCATGGGTTAAGCCTTCCGACGGGGCGGTAAGGCAAGGAGTTATTGGATTGGGTCTATCTAATAACAGAGGTAATTATAAACGTGTTGGGCGCCGGTGACAATCTGATTGTTATCTGTAGATGCGACAACTTCGCACAGAGGCCGAATAAATTCGGCCCTACATTCGTCAGATTCGTGCGCCCCCGCGCTGGCGCACGGCTTCAAACAGGCAAATGCCCGCCGCCACCGAGACATTTAAGCTCTCCACCGTCCCGGCCATGGGGATATGGATCAGATGATCGCACAGGTCGCGGGTGAGCCGCCGCAACCCGCCACCCTCCCCGCCCATCACCACGGCCAGGGGGCCGCGCAGATCAGCTTGGTAGAGACTGGCCTCGGCATCTCCCGCCGCCCCGATCAGCCATACCCCCTGTTCTTTGATGGATCGCAACGTGCGCGCCAGGTTGGTCACCTGAAACACCGGCAGAACCTCAGCGGCGCCGCTGGCCACCTTGCGCACCGTAGGCGTCAACGATGCGGCGCGGTCGCGTGGCACGATCACTCCATGCACGCCGGCCGCTTCCGCACTGCGCAGGCAGGCCCCCAGATTGTGGGGGTCTTGCACGCCGTCCAGCACCAGCAGAAAGGCGGGCTCGTCGAGCGCTGCCAGCAGGGGAAGCAAATCCGATTCAGTGCAAGAAGGAGGACTCTTACAGTGAGCCACGACCCCCTGGTGTCTGGCGCCAGACGCCAGGGCATCCAGTTCGTGCCGAGCGACCTTATGCAGAGCGGCCCCTGCCTGCTCCGCTGTGGCGATTAACCTTTTAATCCGCTCGTCGCGGCGTGAGCCATCCAGCCATAGCTCGGAGACGTTATTATCGGGTTGTGAGAGCGCAGCCAACACGGCGTGCAGGCCATATACGATGTTGGTGGATTCGGCCGGCGGTTGCCGATCGGT
The genomic region above belongs to Gammaproteobacteria bacterium and contains:
- the rplI gene encoding 50S ribosomal protein L9; translated protein: MDVILLEKVQNLGNLGDKVSVRSGYGRNYLIPQGKAASATPVNLAKFEARRAELEKAAAENLAAAQAREQALRALGSVAVMSKAGDEGKLFGSVGAADIAEALAKAGVKVEKQEIRMPYGPLRTLGEHEVAIHLHTDINVAVKIIITPEI
- the rpsR gene encoding 30S ribosomal protein S18, whose protein sequence is MPRFFRRRKFCRFTAEGTKEIDYKDLSVLKNYVSENGKIVPSRITGTKARYQRQLGTAIKRARFLALLPYCDSHLK
- the rpsF gene encoding 30S ribosomal protein S6 encodes the protein MRHYEIVFLVHPDQSEQVPAMLDRYRTLIEGKGGGVHRLEDWGRRPLAYPINKIHKAHYVLMNIECGQETLDELTSAFRFNDAVIRNLVIARDEAVTDPSPLVKSKDDREESDIGATRFDDVAEDEEEAALEIIPEAAEESAAQP
- the rlmB gene encoding 23S rRNA (guanosine(2251)-2'-O)-methyltransferase RlmB gives rise to the protein MSQVVKAGHVKREEREVRRETDRQPPAESTNIVYGLHAVLAALSQPDNNVSELWLDGSRRDERIKRLIATAEQAGAALHKVARHELDALASGARHQGVVAHCKSPPSCTESDLLPLLAALDEPAFLLVLDGVQDPHNLGACLRSAEAAGVHGVIVPRDRAASLTPTVRKVASGAAEVLPVFQVTNLARTLRSIKEQGVWLIGAAGDAEASLYQADLRGPLAVVMGGEGGGLRRLTRDLCDHLIHIPMAGTVESLNVSVAAGICLFEAVRQRGGARI